A region from the Aegilops tauschii subsp. strangulata cultivar AL8/78 chromosome 5, Aet v6.0, whole genome shotgun sequence genome encodes:
- the LOC109787556 gene encoding glutaredoxin-C1: MEQVTRLAGQRAVVIFGMSSCCMCHTVTSLLRDLGVNPMVVELDEDPRGKEMEKALVRLLGRNPAVPAVFIGGRLVGCTDKVMSLHLGGKLVPLLRNAGAVWV, from the coding sequence ATGGAGCAGGTGACGAGGCTAGCGGGGCAGCGGGCGGTGGTGATCTTCGGCATGAGCTCCTGCTGCATGTGCCACACCGTGACGAGCCTTCTCCGGGATCTCGGGGTGAACCCGATGGTGGTGGAACTTGACGAGGACCCTAGGGGGAAGGAGATGGAGAAGGCGCTGGTGCGGCTCCTCGGCCGGAACCCTGCTGTGCCGGCGGTGTTCATCGGCGGCAGGCTCGTCGGATGCACCGACAAGGTCATGTCCCTTCATCTCGGCGGCAAGCTTGTCCCACTGCTTCGTAATGCAGGTGCTGTATGGGTGTAG